A region of Nocardioides alkalitolerans DNA encodes the following proteins:
- a CDS encoding RluA family pseudouridine synthase has product MAGERVDAAMARMFGFSRSRSAELIAEGHVVLDGTTVAKSERVRAGAMLEVEIPVVVDPLAVVPEIVEGIGIIHDDDDIVVIDKPVGVAVHPSPGWRGPTVVGHLAGAGFRIATSGASERQGIVQRLDVGTSGVMVICKSESAYSILKNAFRRREIEKVYHALVQGHPDPHTGTVDAPIGRHPRSDWKFAVMSDGRASVTHYATLEAHRFASLLEIHLETGRTHQIRVHMSALKHPCVGDLTYGADPTLARRVGLERQWLHAVRLGFVHPGTGEPVSYESPYPDDLADALEVVRDAH; this is encoded by the coding sequence ATGGCCGGTGAGCGGGTCGACGCCGCCATGGCGCGGATGTTCGGCTTCAGTCGCAGCCGTTCCGCGGAGCTGATCGCCGAGGGGCACGTGGTGCTCGACGGCACGACCGTCGCGAAGTCGGAGCGCGTCCGTGCGGGCGCGATGCTCGAGGTCGAGATCCCCGTCGTGGTCGACCCGCTCGCGGTCGTGCCCGAGATCGTCGAGGGCATCGGGATCATCCACGACGACGACGACATCGTCGTGATCGACAAGCCGGTCGGCGTCGCGGTGCACCCGTCGCCGGGGTGGCGCGGCCCGACGGTCGTCGGCCACCTCGCCGGTGCCGGCTTCCGCATCGCCACCTCGGGCGCCTCGGAGCGGCAGGGGATCGTGCAGCGTCTCGACGTGGGCACGTCGGGCGTCATGGTGATCTGCAAGTCGGAGTCGGCCTACTCGATCCTCAAGAACGCGTTCCGCCGCCGGGAGATCGAGAAGGTCTACCACGCGCTGGTGCAGGGACACCCCGACCCCCACACGGGCACGGTCGACGCCCCGATCGGGCGGCACCCGCGCTCCGACTGGAAGTTCGCCGTGATGTCGGACGGCCGGGCGAGCGTGACGCACTACGCGACGCTCGAGGCCCACCGGTTCGCCAGCCTGCTGGAGATCCACCTCGAGACCGGGCGCACGCACCAGATCCGCGTGCACATGTCGGCCCTCAAGCACCCCTGCGTCGGCGACCTGACGTACGGCGCGGACCCGACCCTGGCGCGCCGTGTCGGCCTGGAGCGGCAGTGGCTGCACGCCGTGCGGCTGGGGTTCGTGCACCCGGGAACGGGGGAGCCGGTGTCGTACGAGTCGCCGTACCCCGACGACCTCGCCGACGCGCTCGAGGTCGTCCGCGACGCCCACTGA
- the dnaE gene encoding DNA polymerase III subunit alpha — MAAGSDSFVHLHVHTEYSMLDGASLLDGLFSRVVDLGMPAIAMTDHGNLHGAYDFWSKARKHGVNPIIGIEAYLTPQTHRSERRRVRWGKGDTKEESGNDVAGGGAYTHMTMWAQSTEGMHNLFRLSSKSSLEGYYYKPRADRELLQTYGQGLIATTGCPSGEVQTRLRLGQYDEARRSAAEFQDIFGKENFYLELMDHGLDIEKRVRDDLLRLGKELGIPPVATNDSHYNNPEDADAQDALICVASGRRLADPNRLKFDGGGYYIKSAAEMRELWVDKYDMKEACDNTLAIAERCSVEFTESTGGYMARADIPAGETEESWFRKEVWRGIESRYPGDKLTDEVRARVEMELGVVQAKGYCGYFLVVADFIQWSKDNGIRVGPGRGSGAGSIAAYALRITDLCPLEHGLIFERFLNPERPSMPDFDIDFDERRRTEVIQYVVNKYGSEYVAYIATFGRIKAKQAIKDAARVLDYGFAVSDKITKALPADIMGKGVPLKELFNEGHKRYNDGGEFRELHASDHDVRTIYETAVGLEGQIRQWGVHAAGVIMSSAPLIDVVPIMKREQDGAIITQFDYPMCESLGLVKMDFLGLRNLTVLDDAVRNIEMNRGEKVVLEDLTFDDPATYELLSRGDTLGVFQLDGGPMRSLLRSMRPDKFADISAVGALYRPGPMGADSHNKYARRKNGREPIEPIHPELEKPLESVLGETYGLIVYQEQVMEIAQVLAGFSLGQADNLRRAMGKKKKEELDKQYAGFQGGMLERGYSQAAITALWEILLPFSDYAFNKAHSAAYGVVSYWTAYLKANYPAEYMAALLTSVKDDKDKSAIYLNECRRMKIQVLPPDVNESSHNFTPVGTDVRFGLTAVRNVGANVVEQIVRAREEKGRYTDFNDFMSKVPLQACNKRVIESLIKAGAFDDMKHRRRALVAVHEMAVDQYVDIKKNEAIGQDSLFGGLDDADGDGGAFGVTVTLPDIDEWDKMTLLAHERDMLGLYVSDHPLMGLEHVLAQGTDTTVGQLLLGEDRAHGSRVTVSGLVTSVQRKITKKGDAWATITLEDLEGGIEVLFFPSSYQLVAQHLAPDSIIRVTGTLSRDKEQPEIRGQEVSVPDLSDGPSGPVVVSMPSTRCTAPVVAQLKSVLGDHPGMTEVHLRLLTRGTTTLLRIDDRLRVTPSPELYADLKQLLGPGCLAVADSRG, encoded by the coding sequence ATGGCCGCCGGATCCGACTCGTTCGTCCACCTGCACGTCCACACCGAGTACTCGATGCTCGACGGGGCGTCCCTCCTCGACGGCCTGTTCTCGCGTGTCGTCGACCTCGGGATGCCCGCCATCGCGATGACCGACCACGGCAACCTCCACGGGGCCTACGACTTCTGGTCGAAGGCCCGCAAGCACGGGGTCAACCCGATCATCGGGATCGAGGCCTACCTGACGCCGCAGACCCACCGCAGCGAGCGGCGCCGGGTGCGGTGGGGCAAGGGCGACACCAAGGAGGAGAGCGGTAACGACGTCGCCGGCGGTGGCGCCTACACCCACATGACGATGTGGGCGCAGAGCACGGAGGGCATGCACAACCTCTTCCGCCTGTCGTCGAAGTCGAGCCTGGAGGGGTACTACTACAAGCCGCGTGCCGACCGCGAGCTCCTGCAGACCTACGGCCAGGGCCTGATCGCCACGACGGGCTGCCCGTCGGGCGAGGTCCAGACGCGGCTGCGCCTGGGGCAGTACGACGAGGCGCGCCGCTCGGCCGCCGAGTTCCAGGACATCTTCGGCAAGGAGAACTTCTACCTGGAGCTGATGGACCACGGCCTCGACATCGAGAAGCGGGTCCGCGACGACCTGCTGCGGCTGGGCAAGGAGCTCGGGATTCCGCCGGTCGCGACCAACGACTCGCACTACAACAACCCGGAGGACGCGGACGCGCAGGACGCGCTCATCTGCGTGGCGTCGGGCCGCCGGCTGGCCGACCCCAACCGGCTGAAGTTCGACGGCGGCGGCTACTACATCAAGTCCGCCGCCGAGATGCGCGAGCTGTGGGTCGACAAGTACGACATGAAGGAGGCCTGCGACAACACGCTGGCCATCGCCGAGCGCTGCTCCGTGGAGTTCACGGAGTCGACCGGCGGCTACATGGCGCGCGCCGACATCCCCGCCGGCGAGACCGAGGAGTCCTGGTTCCGCAAGGAGGTCTGGCGGGGCATCGAGTCGCGCTACCCGGGCGACAAGCTGACCGACGAGGTCCGCGCGCGCGTCGAGATGGAGCTCGGCGTCGTGCAGGCGAAGGGCTACTGCGGCTACTTCCTCGTGGTCGCCGACTTCATCCAGTGGTCGAAGGACAACGGCATCCGCGTCGGGCCCGGCCGTGGCTCCGGTGCGGGCTCGATCGCGGCGTACGCGCTGCGGATCACCGACCTGTGCCCCCTGGAGCACGGTCTGATCTTCGAGCGGTTCCTCAACCCCGAGCGCCCCTCGATGCCCGACTTCGACATCGACTTCGACGAGCGTCGGCGCACCGAGGTCATCCAGTACGTCGTCAACAAGTACGGCTCGGAGTACGTGGCGTACATCGCGACGTTCGGGCGGATCAAGGCGAAGCAGGCGATCAAGGACGCGGCGCGCGTGCTCGACTACGGCTTTGCGGTGAGCGACAAGATCACCAAGGCGCTGCCCGCCGACATCATGGGCAAGGGCGTGCCGCTCAAGGAGCTCTTCAACGAGGGCCACAAGCGCTACAACGACGGTGGCGAGTTCCGCGAGCTGCACGCCTCCGACCACGACGTGCGCACGATCTACGAGACGGCGGTGGGCCTCGAGGGCCAGATCCGGCAGTGGGGCGTGCACGCCGCGGGCGTGATCATGTCGAGCGCCCCGCTGATCGACGTCGTGCCGATCATGAAGCGCGAGCAGGACGGCGCGATCATCACGCAGTTCGACTACCCGATGTGCGAGTCGCTCGGGCTGGTCAAGATGGACTTCCTCGGGCTGCGCAACCTCACGGTCCTCGACGACGCCGTGCGCAACATCGAGATGAACCGTGGCGAGAAGGTCGTGCTGGAGGACCTGACCTTCGACGACCCTGCTACCTACGAGCTGCTGTCCCGCGGCGACACGTTGGGCGTGTTCCAGCTCGACGGCGGTCCGATGCGGTCGCTCCTGCGCAGCATGCGGCCCGACAAGTTCGCCGACATCTCCGCGGTCGGCGCGCTCTACCGCCCGGGCCCGATGGGCGCGGACTCGCACAACAAGTACGCGCGGCGCAAGAACGGCCGCGAGCCGATCGAGCCGATCCACCCCGAGCTCGAGAAGCCGCTGGAGTCGGTGCTCGGCGAGACCTACGGCCTGATCGTGTACCAGGAGCAGGTCATGGAGATCGCCCAGGTGCTGGCGGGCTTCAGCCTGGGCCAGGCCGACAACCTGCGGCGCGCGATGGGCAAGAAGAAGAAGGAGGAGCTCGACAAGCAGTACGCCGGGTTCCAGGGCGGCATGCTCGAGCGGGGCTACTCGCAGGCGGCGATCACCGCGCTGTGGGAGATCCTGCTCCCCTTCTCCGACTACGCCTTCAACAAGGCGCACTCGGCGGCGTACGGCGTGGTGTCCTACTGGACGGCCTACCTGAAGGCGAACTACCCGGCGGAGTACATGGCCGCGCTGCTCACCTCGGTGAAGGACGACAAGGACAAGTCGGCCATCTACCTCAACGAGTGCCGTCGCATGAAGATCCAGGTGCTGCCGCCCGACGTCAACGAGTCGTCCCACAACTTCACCCCGGTCGGCACCGACGTGCGCTTCGGTCTCACCGCCGTGCGCAACGTCGGTGCCAACGTCGTGGAGCAGATCGTGCGCGCCCGCGAGGAGAAGGGCCGCTACACGGACTTCAACGACTTCATGTCGAAGGTGCCGCTGCAGGCGTGCAACAAGCGCGTCATCGAGTCGCTCATCAAGGCCGGCGCCTTCGACGACATGAAGCACCGCCGTCGTGCGCTCGTGGCGGTCCACGAGATGGCGGTGGACCAGTACGTCGACATCAAGAAGAACGAGGCCATCGGTCAGGACTCGCTGTTCGGCGGGCTGGACGACGCGGACGGCGACGGCGGCGCGTTCGGCGTGACGGTGACGCTGCCGGACATCGACGAGTGGGACAAGATGACGCTGCTGGCCCACGAGCGCGACATGCTCGGCCTCTACGTCTCCGACCACCCCCTGATGGGCCTCGAGCACGTGCTCGCGCAGGGCACGGACACGACGGTCGGGCAGCTGCTGCTGGGGGAGGACCGGGCCCACGGGTCCCGGGTCACGGTGAGCGGGCTGGTGACGTCCGTGCAGCGCAAGATCACGAAGAAGGGCGACGCCTGGGCGACGATCACGCTGGAGGACCTGGAGGGCGGCATCGAGGTGCTGTTCTTCCCGAGCTCCTACCAGCTCGTGGCGCAGCACCTGGCGCCCGACTCGATCATCCGCGTCACCGGCACGCTGTCGCGCGACAAGGAGCAGCCGGAGATCCGTGGCCAGGAGGTCAGCGTCCCCGACCTGAGCGACGGCCCCAGCGGGCCCGTGGTGGTGTCGATGCCGTCGACGCGGTGCACGGCTCCCGTCGTGGCGCAGTTGAAGAGCGTGCTGGGCGACCACCCCGGCATGACGGAGGTGCACCTGCGCCTGCTGACGCGCGGCACGACCACGCTGCTGCGGATCGACGACCGCCTGCGGGTGACCCCGAGCCCGGAGCTCTATGCCGACCTCAAGCAGCTGCTGGGGCCGGGATGCCTCGCGGTCGCCGACTCCCGTGGCTGA
- a CDS encoding TraR/DksA C4-type zinc finger protein, translated as MADAVVGEEPWTQAEIDQVVAELEAQQAELASQVAAQERELAGLFRDGGDGAGPDAADLGTATFERDHEMTLVSGERDALVQIERALTRARDGKLGLCESCGQAIPKMRVVAFPRATLCVSCKQREERR; from the coding sequence ATGGCGGACGCGGTCGTGGGCGAGGAGCCCTGGACGCAGGCGGAGATCGACCAGGTGGTCGCGGAGCTCGAGGCGCAGCAGGCGGAGCTGGCGTCCCAGGTCGCGGCCCAGGAGCGCGAGCTCGCGGGACTCTTCCGCGACGGGGGCGACGGGGCGGGCCCGGACGCCGCGGACCTCGGTACGGCGACGTTCGAGCGCGACCACGAGATGACCCTCGTGTCGGGCGAGCGCGACGCCCTGGTGCAGATCGAGCGGGCCCTGACCCGGGCCCGTGACGGCAAGCTGGGCCTCTGCGAGAGCTGTGGCCAGGCGATCCCCAAGATGCGCGTGGTCGCGTTCCCGCGTGCCACACTGTGCGTGTCATGCAAGCAGCGCGAGGAACGTCGCTGA
- a CDS encoding signal peptidase II translates to MQAARGTSLSSGSGDHESRPGPDDTSSGGAVRRSRRRVWPVFAAVALAAYLIDLTTKQLALTHLQEADGSRPRVDLVGDLLGLQLAFNPGAAFSLGEDFTVVISCVAIVATVVVLVVSARLRSPLWAVALGILLAGITGNLTDRLFRDPAPFHGHVVDMIELPNFPIFNVADMCINIAAVLIVVQAFRGVRVDGSRIEEAEKGAPDEAGDAAERDA, encoded by the coding sequence ATGCAAGCAGCGCGAGGAACGTCGCTGAGCTCCGGCTCGGGCGACCACGAGAGCCGTCCCGGTCCCGACGACACCTCCTCCGGAGGCGCCGTCCGACGCTCGCGACGACGGGTCTGGCCCGTCTTCGCGGCGGTCGCGCTGGCGGCGTACCTCATCGACCTCACGACGAAGCAGCTGGCGCTCACGCACCTGCAGGAGGCGGACGGCTCCCGTCCGCGGGTCGACCTGGTGGGGGACCTCCTCGGCCTGCAGCTCGCCTTCAACCCGGGTGCGGCGTTCAGCCTCGGGGAGGACTTCACGGTCGTCATCTCCTGCGTCGCGATCGTCGCGACGGTGGTCGTGCTCGTCGTGAGCGCCCGGCTGCGGAGCCCGCTGTGGGCGGTCGCCCTCGGCATCCTGCTCGCCGGCATCACGGGCAACCTGACCGACCGGCTGTTCCGCGACCCGGCGCCGTTCCACGGCCACGTGGTCGACATGATCGAGCTGCCGAACTTCCCGATCTTCAACGTCGCCGACATGTGCATCAACATCGCGGCGGTGCTCATCGTGGTGCAGGCGTTCCGCGGCGTACGCGTCGACGGCAGCCGCATCGAGGAGGCGGAGAAGGGCGCGCCCGACGAGGCCGGCGACGCCGCGGAGCGCGACGCGTGA